A genomic stretch from Leptodactylus fuscus isolate aLepFus1 chromosome 10, aLepFus1.hap2, whole genome shotgun sequence includes:
- the LOC142183132 gene encoding killer cell lectin-like receptor subfamily G member 1: protein MSSTQVPGAIRSKTGEKTDKQKTWRPSWKFVVITVLLGVNIILIRIIGARVYCKDKEKYRNEIYQELSQELCVSVTDRSSGCLLCPYGWFLHGDDCYYDSDGSDRTWNQSQDHCKMMGADLVTIKDKEQEEVIQRSLRQWGEVTYWIGLHHDGDDWRWADGEPYNSSLIQIKTGSSRSCILLIRSGYHQDNCNSTNRWICQKKAVRIRLSQS, encoded by the exons ATGTCCAGCACACAGGTCCCAGGAGCAATAAGAAGCAAGACcggggagaagacag ATAAGCAGAAGACCTGGAGACCGTCCTGGAAATTTGTGGTCATTACCGTCCTCTTAGGGGTTAATATTATCCTCATCCGCATTATTGGAGCTCGTG TTTATTGTAAAGACAAAGAGAAATATAGAAATGAGATATATCAGGAACTATCTCAGGAGCTCTGTGTGAGCGTGACGGACAGATCTTCTG GATGTCTTCTGTGTCCTTACGGTTGGTTCCTACATGGAGATGACTGTTATTACGACTCAGATGGATCAGACAGAACATGGAATCAGAGTCAGGATCATTGTAAGATGATGGGAGCGGATCTGGTGACCATAAAGGATAAGGAACAAGAG GAGGTTATACAGAGATCTCTCAGACAATGGGGAGAGGTCACATATTGGATTGGACTTCACCATGATGGAGATGACTGGAGATGGGCGGATGGAGAACCTTATAACAGCAGCTT GATCCAGATAAAGACAGGATCATCCAGAAGCTGTATATTATTGATTAGATCTGGTTATCATCAGGACAACTGCAATTCTACAAACCGATGGATCTGTCAGAAGAAAGCTGTGAGGATCCGACTGTCTCAGAGCTAA